A single genomic interval of Acidobacteriota bacterium harbors:
- a CDS encoding HaeII family restriction endonuclease, which translates to MEKFACKIYRDTRTSAHDSGVDLSTNFGVVYQIKKLKVYNQTTADNIYAELKLNFDSERLSDGNVILVIDDISKEIKNYLINMKIQSISKSDILKLASQFEDLEDREKVLRIIYEEFRREYSSTVNSRRS; encoded by the coding sequence TTGGAAAAATTCGCCTGCAAAATATACCGCGACACTCGAACTTCAGCTCACGACAGCGGTGTGGACTTGTCCACGAATTTTGGCGTTGTTTACCAGATAAAGAAGCTCAAGGTCTACAATCAGACAACCGCTGACAACATTTATGCGGAATTGAAGCTGAATTTTGACAGCGAAAGACTTAGCGATGGGAATGTGATTCTGGTGATAGACGACATCTCGAAAGAGATCAAAAATTACCTCATCAACATGAAAATCCAGTCAATCAGCAAAAGCGACATACTGAAATTAGCGAGTCAGTTCGAAGACCTTGAGGACAGGGAAAAGGTCTTAAGAATCATCTACGAAGAGTTTAGAAGAGAGTACTCAAGCACGGTTAATAGCAGAAGGTCATAG
- the plsY gene encoding glycerol-3-phosphate 1-O-acyltransferase PlsY — MHSENITALILAYLLGSIPCGYLIVKFSSGSDIREVGSGGTGATNVSRKAGKGAGVLTLVLDALKGFIAVWVARWLGGDAQAGWIVAGAAVLAVIGHCFPVWLKFKAGKGVATGLGVFLAIVPWAVLASFVVFALIVWRTRYVSLGSICAAASIPLWAWLQHQFWQPVPDFVPTLTALCVAAAIIIAKHAENIQRLLAGKENKFGAARS; from the coding sequence ATGCACTCCGAAAACATCACCGCTCTTATCCTGGCTTACCTGCTCGGCTCGATTCCATGCGGCTATCTCATCGTCAAATTCAGCAGCGGCTCCGACATTCGTGAAGTTGGCAGTGGCGGCACCGGCGCGACCAACGTCTCACGCAAGGCGGGCAAAGGCGCGGGCGTGCTGACGCTCGTGCTGGATGCGCTGAAAGGGTTCATAGCCGTGTGGGTAGCGCGCTGGTTGGGCGGTGATGCCCAAGCTGGATGGATTGTCGCGGGCGCGGCAGTGTTGGCGGTGATTGGGCATTGCTTCCCGGTTTGGTTGAAATTCAAAGCGGGCAAGGGCGTGGCGACGGGGTTGGGGGTGTTTCTGGCGATTGTGCCGTGGGCGGTGCTGGCTTCGTTTGTGGTGTTCGCGTTGATCGTTTGGCGGACGCGCTATGTGTCGCTGGGGTCAATTTGCGCAGCGGCTTCCATTCCGCTGTGGGCGTGGTTGCAGCATCAGTTTTGGCAGCCAGTGCCGGACTTTGTGCCCACACTAACTGCGCTGTGCGTGGCGGCGGCCATCATCATTGCCAAGCACGCCGAGAACATTCAGCGCTTGCTGGCTGGGAAAGAGAATAAATTCGGCGCGGCGCGTTCCTGA
- a CDS encoding SpoVR family protein gives MDREVNELEKALAQIWDIAVNKFDLDPFPTKFEIVPASVMYEVGSYALPGRYSHWSFGKAYHRMKTMYDFGLSKIYEVVINSNPSYAFLLETNSLLQNKLVIAHVLGHVDFFKHNAYFAPTNRRMVDDAALHARRINEYEFKYGRKTVEDFLDAVLSIEEHIDPDFYIKKNRRQRDKDEEKEVQTPNHPVGAYDDLRTREERDAAERQAKDDALKESQQPEKDLIWYIMQHSPSLQPWQRDIMSMIHDEMLYFVPQMQTKVMNEGWASYWHSRIMRELDLPTEEHLEFAELHAGVVSPHRGQLNPYYLGYKIFEDIERRWDNPTAEEREKLGRQLGQGRAKMFEVRELDNDISFLRNYLTEELCEELDLFVYELVDEEEWTVTEKRWERVRDQLVANMTNFGFPYIVVTEGDYHRNRELYLTHQYEGSELDIRYARKVLEHVFKLWGRTVHLETRVEDEPRVFHYDGEEHSED, from the coding sequence ATGGACAGAGAAGTCAACGAACTCGAAAAAGCGCTCGCACAAATCTGGGACATCGCCGTCAACAAATTCGACCTTGATCCTTTCCCCACCAAATTCGAAATCGTCCCGGCCAGCGTGATGTACGAAGTCGGTTCGTATGCGCTGCCGGGTCGCTATTCGCACTGGTCTTTCGGCAAGGCGTATCACCGCATGAAGACGATGTACGATTTCGGCCTGTCGAAAATCTACGAAGTCGTCATCAACTCCAATCCGTCCTACGCCTTCCTGCTCGAAACCAATTCGCTGTTGCAAAACAAACTGGTCATCGCGCACGTGCTGGGCCACGTAGACTTTTTCAAGCACAACGCCTATTTCGCGCCGACCAATCGCCGCATGGTGGATGACGCCGCCTTGCACGCGCGCCGCATCAACGAGTACGAATTCAAATACGGCCGCAAAACCGTCGAAGACTTTCTCGACGCCGTGCTTTCCATCGAAGAGCACATTGACCCGGACTTTTACATCAAAAAGAACCGCCGCCAGCGCGATAAGGACGAAGAGAAAGAAGTGCAGACGCCCAATCATCCAGTCGGGGCTTACGACGATTTGCGCACCCGCGAAGAACGCGACGCCGCCGAACGCCAAGCCAAAGACGATGCGCTGAAAGAAAGCCAGCAACCCGAAAAAGATTTGATCTGGTACATCATGCAGCACTCGCCCAGTTTGCAGCCTTGGCAGCGCGACATCATGAGCATGATCCACGATGAGATGCTGTATTTCGTACCGCAAATGCAAACCAAGGTCATGAATGAAGGCTGGGCCTCGTATTGGCATTCCCGCATCATGCGCGAACTCGATCTGCCCACCGAAGAACATCTCGAATTCGCCGAGTTGCATGCCGGCGTCGTCTCGCCGCATCGTGGGCAGCTCAATCCCTATTATCTCGGCTACAAAATCTTTGAGGACATCGAACGCCGCTGGGACAATCCCACTGCCGAAGAACGTGAAAAGCTGGGCCGACAACTCGGTCAGGGCCGCGCCAAAATGTTCGAGGTGCGCGAACTCGACAACGATATTTCCTTCCTGCGCAATTACCTCACAGAAGAGTTGTGCGAAGAGTTGGATTTGTTTGTCTATGAATTGGTGGACGAAGAGGAATGGACAGTCACTGAGAAACGCTGGGAGCGCGTGCGCGATCAACTCGTGGCGAACATGACCAACTTCGGCTTCCCTTACATCGTCGTGACCGAGGGCGATTACCACCGCAACCGCGAGCTCTATCTGACCCATCAGTACGAAGGCTCAGAGTTAGACATCCGCTATGCGCGCAAGGTGCTGGAACACGTTTTCAAACTCTGGGGCCGCACCGTGCATCTGGAAACGCGGGTGGAAGACGAGCCGCGCGTGTTTCATTACGATGGCGAAGAGCATAGCGAGGATTAA